From a single Ailuropoda melanoleuca isolate Jingjing chromosome 12, ASM200744v2, whole genome shotgun sequence genomic region:
- the MYPOP gene encoding myb-related transcription factor, partner of profilin — protein MASAAAGEAEETTRLRKPRFSFEENQILIREVRAHYPQLYGAQSRRVSVAERRRVWDGIAAKINGITSWKRTGQEVQKRWNDFKRRTKEKLARVPHSTQGAGPAAEDAFSAEEETIFAILGPGVAGPGAGAGAEQPSGAASSQPPAPSAGTQRCVLSEDRREDRRAETPAHSKGGSSSPEQWARPSCSPQEGGCPPPKERESPPPPALQTVQLPRLALSPPPPAPAPPQPPPQPPQQVHVAPSSPSPPPPPLPPSTPSAADPSLDFLRAQQETANAIRELAGTLQQGLAKLSEALSALLPLLPGTAVDRLPPPLPPPPPXLLLAASGAEGGGGGGGRCSGGGGGGGSGGSPRRRRPGTIAGPELCASARSPDRVGAPTCL, from the exons ATGGCCTCGGCGGCGGCGGGCGAAGCGGAAGAGACCACCCGGCTGCGCAAGCCGCGCTTCTCGTTCGAGGAGAACCAGATCTTGATCCGCGAGGTGCGTGCCCACTACCCGCAGCTCTACGGCGCGCAGAGCCGTCGGGTGAGCGTGGCAGAGCGGCGGCGTGTGTGGGACGGCATCGCCGCCAAGATCAACGGCATCACCAGCTGGAAGCGCACCGGCCAAGAGGTGCAGAAACGCTGGAATGACTTCAAGCGCCGCACCAAGGAGAAGCTGGCCCGCGTGCCGCACTCCACGCAGGGCGCCGGGCCTGCCGCCGAGGACGCCTTCTCCGCTGAGGAGGAGACCATTTTTGCCATCCTGGGGCCGGGTGTGGCGGGGCCAGGAGCTGGTGCAGGGGCCGAGCAGCCCTCCGGGGCGGCTTCCTCACAGCCGCCCGCCCCAAGTGCCGGCACCCAACGCTGCGTGTTGTCCGAAGACCGCAGGGAGGACCGACGGGCAG AGACACCAGCCCACAGCAAGGGGGGCTCCAGCAGCCCCGAGCAGTGGGCCCGGCCCTCCTGCAGTCCCCAGGAAGGGGGCTGCCCTCCGCCCAAGGAGCGTGAGTCCCcgccccctccagccctgcagaCGGTCCAGCTGCCCCGCCTGGCCCTGTCTCCGCCGCCCCCAGCCCCTGCGCCGCCGCAGCCACCACCCCAGCCACCTCAGCAAGTGCATGTGGCACCCTCGTCCCCCAGCCCACCACCTCCTCCACTGCCACCATCCACGCCCTCGGCCGCCGACCCCTCCCTGGACTTCCTGCGGGCTCAGCAGGAGACTGCCAACGCCATCCGGGAGCTGGCTGGCACCCTGCAGCAGGGACTGGCCAAACTGAGTGAGGCCCTCAGCGCCCTACTGCCCCTTCTGCCTGGAACGGCGGTCGACAGGCTGCCGCcgcctctgcccccgcccccgcccNATCTGCTGTTGG CGGCCTCTGGGGCAGAAGGAGGTGGAGGCGGCGGCGGCCGTtgcagcggcggcggcggtggcggcgggaGCGGCGGGAGCCCGAGGCGGCGGCGCCCGGGAACCATCGCGGGGCCTGAGCTGTGCGCCTCGGCCCGGAGCCCGGACCGGGTGGGGGCGCCGACGTGCCTCTAA
- the IRF2BP1 gene encoding interferon regulatory factor 2-binding protein 1 has translation MASVQASRRQWCYLCDLPKMPWAMVWDFSEAVCRGCVNFEGADRIELLIDAARQLKRSHVLPEGRSPGPPALKHPTTKDLAAAAAQGPQLPPPQAQPQPSGTGGGISGQDRYDRATSSGRLPLPSPALEYTLGSRLANGLGREEAVAEGARRALLGSMPSLVPPGLLAAAVSGLGSRGLTLAPGLSPARPAFGSDFEKEKQQRNADCLAELNEAMRGRAEEWHGRPKAVREQLLALSACAPFNVRFKKDHGLVGRVFAFDATARPPGYEFELKLFTEYPCGSGNVYAGVLAVARQMFHDALREPGKALASSGFKYLEYERRHGSGEWRQLGELLTDGVRSFREPAPAEALPQQYPEPAPAALCGPPPRAPSRNLAPTPRRRKASPEPEGEAAGKMTTEEQQQRHWVAPGGPYSADTPGVPSPIAALKNVAEALGHSPKDPGGGGGPVRAGGASPASSTAQPPAQHRLVARNGEAEVSPTAGAEAVSGGGSGTGATPGAPLCCTLCRERLEDTHFVQCPSVPGHKFCFPCSREFIKAQGPAGEVYCPSGDKCPLVGSSVPWAFMQGEIATILAGDIKVKKERDP, from the coding sequence ATGGCGTCGGTGCAGGCGTCCCGCCGCCAGTGGTGCTACCTGTGCGACCTGCCCAAGATGCCGTGGGCCATGGTGTGGGACTTCAGCGAGGCGGTGTGCCGCGGCTGCGTGAACTTCGAGGGTGCGGATCGCATCGAGCTGCTCATCGACGCTGCCCGCCAACTCAAGCGCAGCCACGTGCTCCCCGAGGGCCGCTCTCCCGGGCCCCCCGCCCTCAAGCACCCGACCACTAAGGACCTGGCTGCGGCCGCTGCACAGGGGCCTCAGTTACCGCCTCcgcaggcccagccccagccgtCAGGAACAGGCGGTGGCATCTCTGGCCAGGACCGCTATGACAGGGCCACATCGTCGGgccgcctccccctgccctcGCCCGCTCTGGAGTATACCCTGGGGTCCCGCCTGGCTAATGGGCTGGGCCGTGAGGAGGCCGTGGCGGAGGGGGCGCGGAGGGCCCTGcttggctccatgcccagcttggtgCCCCCCGGGCTGCTGGCAGCTGCGGTGTCTGGCCTGGGAAGCCGAGGCCTGACGCTGGCACCCGGCTTGAGTCCTGCCCGTCCAGCTTTTGGCTCCGATtttgagaaggagaagcagcagaggaatGCGGACTGTCTGGCAGAACTGAACGAGGCCATGCGTGGCCGGGCGGAGGAGTGGCACGGGCGCCCCAAAGCTGTGCGGGAACAGCTGCTGGCGCTGTCTGCCTGCGCCCCCTTCAATGTCCGTTTCAAGAAGGATCACGGGCTGGTCGGACGGGTGTTCGCTTTTGATGCTACTGCCCGCCCGCCGGGCTACGAGTTCGAGCTGAAGCTTTTTACCGAATACCCCTGTGGTTCTGGCAACGTGTACGCAGGAGTCCTGGCCGTGGCTCGCCAGATGTTTCATGATGCTCTGCGGGAGCCGGGCAAGGCTCTGGCCTCATCAGGCTTCAAGTACCTCGAATATGAACGGAGGCACGGCTCAGGGGAATGGCGCCAGCTGGGGGAGCTGCTAACCGACGGTGTCCGCAGCTTCCGAGAGCCAGCTCCTGCTGAGGCCCTGCCCCAGCAGTACCCAGAGCCAGCCCCGGCAGCTCTCTGTGGCCCACCCCCGCGAGCCCCATCCCGGAACCTGGCGCCCACGCCACGCCGTCGCAAAGCGTCCCCTGAGCCCGAGGGTGAGGCGGCTGGGAAGATGACCACCGAGGAACAGCAGCAGCGGCACTGGGTAGCACCCGGTGGCCCGTATTCCGCGGACACCCCTGGTGTGCCCTCACCCATCGCCGCCCTGAAGAATGTGGCTGAGGCCCTGGGCCACTCCCCCAAGGaccctggcgggggtgggggccccGTGCGCGCTGGGGGTGCCAGCCCCGCCTCTTCCacagcccagcctcctgcccagcaTCGTCTCGTGGCCCGCAACGGTGAGGCAGAAGTCAGCCCCACAGCAGGGGCAGAAGCTGTTAGCGGGGGTGGTAGCGGCACCGGGGCGACCCCTGGGGCACCCCTGTGCTGTACCCTGTGCCGGGAGCGTCTGGAAGACACCCACTTCGTCCAGTGCCCCTCAGTGCCCGGACACAAGTTCTGTTTTCCCTGCTCACGGGAATTCATCAAGGCACAGGGCCCTGCTGGGGAGGTGTACTGCCCCAGTGGAGACAAATGCCCCCTGGTGGGCTCTTCTGTCCCCTGGGCCTTCATGCAGGGCGAGATCGCTACTATCCTTGCTGGAGACATCAAGGTTAAGAAAGAACGGGACCCCTAG
- the FOXA3 gene encoding hepatocyte nuclear factor 3-gamma, giving the protein MLGSVKMEAHDLAEWSYYPEAGEVYSPVTPVPTMAPLNSYMSLNPLSAPYPPGGLPASPLPSGPLAPPAPAAPLGPTFPGLGASGGGGSGSGYGGPGPGLVHGKEMPKGYRRPLAHAKPPYSYISLITMAIQQAPGKMLTLSEIYQWIMDLFPYYRENQQRWQNSIRHSLSFNDCFVKVARSPDKPGKGSYWALHPSSGNMFENGCYLRRQKRFKLEEKVKKGAGGTSASRNSAGAAASPATPAATVTSPPQPQPPPPEPEAQGGEDVGALDCGSPPSSTPYFTGLELPGELKLDAPYNFNHPFSINNLMSEQTPAPPKLDVGFGGYGAEGGEPGVYYQGVYSRSLLNAS; this is encoded by the exons ATGCTGGGCTCGGTGAAGATGGAGGCCCATGACCTGGCCGAGTGGAGCTACTACCCGGAGGCGGGCGAG GTCTACTCCCCAGTAACCCCAGTGCCCACCATGGCCCCCCTCAACTCCTACATGAGCCTGAACCCTCTGAGCGCTCCCTACCCCCCTGGGGGGCTCCCTGCCTCGCCGCTGCCCTCAGGACCCCTGGCGCCCCCAGCCCCCGCAGCACCCCTGGGGCCCACCTTCCCAGGCCTGGGTGCCAGCGGTGGCGGAGGCAGCGGCTCAGGGTACGGGGGCCCGGGCCCGGGGCTGGTGCACGGGAAGGAGATGCCTAAAGGCTACCGGCGACCACTGGCCCATGCCAAGCCGCCATATTCCTACATCTCGCTCATCACCATGGCCATCCAGCAGGCGCCGGGCAAGATGCTGACCCTGAGCGAGATCTACCAGTGGATAATGGACCTCTTCCCCTACTACCGGGAGAACCAGCAGCGCTGGCAGAACTCCATCCGCCACTCACTGTCTTTCAACGACTGCTTTGTCAAGGTGGCGCGCTCCCCAGACAAGCCGGGCAAGGGCTCCTACTGGGCCCTGCACCCCAGCTCAGGGAACATGTTTGAGAACGGCTGTTACCTGCGGCGCCAGAAGCGCTTCAAGCTGGAGGAGAAGGTGAAGAAAGGGGCTGGCGGGACCTCCGCCTCCAGGAACAGTGCAGGGGCTGCTGCCTCGCCCGCCACCCCTGCCGCCACGGTCACCTCTCCCCCGCAGCCCCAGCCTCCGCCCCCTGAACCGGAGGCCCAGGGCGGGGAAGACGTGGGGGCTCTGGACTGTGGCTCACCCCCTTCCTCCACACCCTATTTCACTGGCCTGGAGCTCCCCGGGGAGCTGAAGCTGGATGCCCCCTACAACTTCAACCACCCTTTCTCCATCAACAACCTGATGTCGGAACAGACACCAGCACCCCCTAAACTGGACGTGGGGTTTGGGGGCTatggggcagaggggggagagcCTGGGGTCTACTACCAGGGTGTCTATTCCAGATCTCTGCTTAATGCGTCCTAG